A window from Peromyscus eremicus chromosome 5, PerEre_H2_v1, whole genome shotgun sequence encodes these proteins:
- the LOC131911044 gene encoding isopentenyl-diphosphate delta-isomerase 2-like, with protein sequence MNPWILSSSLHKLEKLEYTCNFSTRGLLHRGFSVVLFNTKNQLLVQQRADAKYTFPGHFTDSCSSHPLYMPDELEEKDALGVRRAALRRLQAELGIPQEQISIKDIIFMNRIYHKSPSDGIWGDHEIGYLLLVRKDLMLNPDTREVRSYRYMSQEDVQELLDRGARGEEKITPWFRTILEGFLLSWWPSLEDVSPFIEPDKIHGL encoded by the exons ATGAATCCCTGGATTCTATCCTCATCCCTGCATAAACTAGAGAAGTTGGaatacacctgtaatttcagcacaaGAG GCCTGCTACACCGAGGCTTCAGTGTCGTCCTCTTCAACACAAAAAACCAGCTCTTGGTCCAGCAGAGAGCGGATGCCAAGTACACGTTTCCCG GACATTTTACAGACTCCTGTTCTAGTCACCCTTTATACATGCCGGACGAGCTGGAAGAGAAAGATGCTctgggggtgaggagggcagCCCTGAGACGTCTGCAGGCTGAGCTGGGCATCCCCCAGGAGCAG ATTTCCATAAAGGACATAATTTTTATGAATCGAATATACCACAAGAGTCCTTCTGATGGCATCTGGGGAGACCACGAGATTGGCTATCTTCTGTTGGTGAGGAAAGACCTCATGCTGAACCCAGATACCAGGGAAGTGAGAAGCTACCGCTACATGAGCCAGGAGGACGTGCAGGAGCTATTGGACAGGGGAGCCCGTGGAGAAGAGAAGATCACCCCATGGTTCAGAACCATCCTAGAAGGCTTCCTGCTCTCTTGGTGGCCTTCTTTAGAGGATGTGTCTCCATTTATTGAGCCTGACAAGATACATGGACTGTAA